From one Heliomicrobium gestii genomic stretch:
- a CDS encoding NAD(P)/FAD-dependent oxidoreductase, producing MPMKKPSILILGAGYGGLMTAVRLQNMLGQGEADITLVNKHDYHYQTTLLHEIAAGTGEERRICLPIQNVIDSRRVRFIKDTVVEIREKERQVFLCHNEPIQYDYLVVALGFEPATFGIPGIAEHALAIRSLNAAKQIRNHLETRVAELATAASTGDPLTIVIGGAGFTGIEFIGELVDQVPHWCAKYRVTRERVRVICVEAGPGLLPGFQPSLAAYARRSLEARGVAFYFNTRICSVDERGVSLEGKDGGKRIEPATVIWTGGVQGNRLACGATFEAVRGRIPVTPDLRMSGQDRVFVIGDCASYTSPGAERPFPPTAQIAVLQAITCARNLQILVRGGKKLEPFAPKLKGAIASLGARDGVGLVMGLSLRGKLAILFKEIVDSRYLFMLGGIRLALQKSKLGGGEVERQ from the coding sequence ATGCCGATGAAGAAGCCGAGCATTTTGATTCTTGGAGCAGGTTATGGCGGGCTGATGACAGCCGTCCGACTGCAAAACATGCTGGGGCAGGGAGAAGCGGACATTACGCTGGTCAACAAACACGACTACCACTACCAGACGACATTGCTGCACGAGATCGCCGCGGGAACCGGGGAAGAGCGACGCATATGTCTCCCCATCCAAAACGTCATCGATAGCCGGCGCGTCCGGTTTATCAAAGATACCGTGGTGGAGATTCGAGAAAAAGAGCGTCAAGTGTTCCTCTGTCACAACGAGCCCATCCAATACGATTACTTGGTGGTGGCTCTCGGCTTTGAACCGGCCACGTTCGGCATTCCAGGCATTGCAGAACATGCCTTGGCCATTCGCAGTCTGAACGCGGCCAAGCAGATCCGCAATCACCTCGAGACGCGCGTTGCCGAGTTAGCGACTGCGGCTTCGACGGGCGATCCGCTTACGATCGTCATCGGCGGCGCCGGGTTTACCGGCATCGAGTTCATCGGTGAGTTGGTCGATCAGGTTCCTCATTGGTGCGCCAAGTACCGTGTGACCCGCGAACGTGTCCGGGTGATCTGTGTCGAGGCAGGCCCTGGTTTACTGCCTGGCTTTCAGCCATCTTTAGCGGCCTATGCGCGGCGATCTCTCGAAGCGAGGGGCGTTGCCTTCTATTTTAATACACGCATCTGTTCAGTTGACGAACGAGGGGTGTCGCTTGAAGGGAAAGATGGAGGTAAGCGGATTGAACCGGCGACCGTCATTTGGACTGGTGGGGTGCAGGGGAACCGCCTCGCCTGCGGCGCCACCTTTGAGGCAGTGCGAGGCCGGATTCCGGTGACCCCTGATCTTCGCATGAGCGGTCAAGACCGGGTCTTTGTCATTGGTGACTGTGCGTCTTACACCAGCCCCGGAGCGGAGCGACCCTTTCCGCCGACGGCGCAGATTGCGGTTCTTCAGGCCATCACCTGCGCCCGTAACCTGCAAATCCTGGTCAGGGGCGGCAAGAAGCTTGAACCCTTTGCGCCGAAGCTGAAAGGGGCGATTGCCTCTTTGGGCGCTCGCGATGGCGTTGGTCTTGTGATGGGCTTATCGCTGCGCGGCAAGCTGGCGATCCTGTTCAAAGAGATCGTGGACAGCCGGTATCTGTTCATGCTCGGCGGCATTCGTCTGGCGCTGCAAAAGAGCAAGCTGGGCGGCGGCGAAGTGGAACGCCAATAG
- a CDS encoding AAA family ATPase — protein MTDREISIKSRFEAYLVQYGEEKLCLAGRLHEDFLREFPRPLLPELSLERYALGKSKTGSFSWWLEYNTLPLGSIRGGTAIKHVIFYSAKEAAWKYPEPFRSPEDAWKRLRADLIRLIEEHDGNDAEGVDDDSPLNGKDMLKGKVLFLYHPDKFLPVYKLEHLHQFLEELDVPPSEWQGRDNISCNLRLKEVFHGFAREGFGDEGASQIWAHAGAAAIAVAIKDFLYSQFTHEEKYYKIAPGEGAALWPECLAGGYISIGWNEMGDLRQYPDYDEFKSAFLKHDFHDNVSANTRKANELWSFYNLKPGDYVIANKGMSQIVGVGRVNEKGYAFREDLSTFQHVVYVDWEKSFDPPLPIAKQSYWGMTTMKEVTHKNYVEWIAGGDGTAQQGKGSDKPPMPAPEPFPFQAPPEGKIPLQWPVAETFTAEEERFFVRLEKSLERKGQCILYGPPGTGKTFLARKFIRWKYIKDKLLTQADAMTANVWIMVTSPRFEFRWQDILNNGSAQEFNVRAVQRNYRRARPGDKVLCYQSGKGAGEATGFVGIAEVAGYLDEARDVLPIKGARAFANPIPYDIVKTIPEYQQTQAGKMGNRGTLFEATADFAAWVKNYLADNDDREAARLLEGVTSKRIHSELCTFHPSFNYEDFIEGFKPAPTENGQVAFCLEKGIFVRFCHQAEEHEPMPHYLIIDEINRGNVPKIFGELITLLEKDKRGVEVILPQSKERFSIPASLYIIGTMNTSDRSIKMMDAALKRRFAFIECMPDLDLLDYEIDGLGLRLKTILEEINRCLVEFGGRDKQIGHAYLMQKGEPIRTIEELKGIYELEIIPLVQEYCFDDYAKLSEIVGADFVDINNMTINSEIFQESDDIFISALVKRFQSR, from the coding sequence ATGACTGATCGAGAGATATCGATAAAATCCCGTTTCGAAGCTTACCTCGTCCAATACGGCGAGGAAAAGCTTTGTCTCGCTGGCCGACTCCACGAGGACTTTCTCCGAGAGTTTCCTCGCCCGTTGCTTCCAGAATTGTCCTTGGAGCGGTATGCCTTGGGCAAATCCAAGACGGGCTCCTTCTCCTGGTGGCTGGAATACAACACACTCCCCCTCGGTAGCATCCGCGGCGGCACCGCCATCAAGCATGTCATCTTTTACAGCGCCAAGGAAGCGGCGTGGAAATACCCTGAGCCCTTTCGCTCCCCTGAAGACGCATGGAAACGCCTGCGCGCCGATCTGATCCGCCTGATTGAAGAGCATGACGGTAACGACGCCGAAGGCGTCGACGACGACTCCCCCCTGAATGGCAAGGACATGCTGAAGGGGAAGGTTCTTTTCCTCTATCACCCCGACAAGTTTCTCCCGGTTTATAAATTGGAACATCTTCACCAGTTCCTTGAGGAGCTCGATGTGCCGCCTTCCGAGTGGCAGGGACGGGACAACATCTCTTGCAACCTTCGCCTGAAAGAAGTCTTTCACGGTTTCGCCCGGGAGGGATTCGGCGACGAAGGAGCCTCCCAAATCTGGGCGCACGCCGGCGCTGCCGCCATCGCTGTGGCGATCAAAGATTTTTTGTACAGCCAGTTCACCCATGAAGAGAAATACTATAAAATCGCGCCCGGTGAAGGCGCCGCTTTGTGGCCCGAGTGTTTGGCCGGCGGATACATCTCGATCGGCTGGAACGAGATGGGTGATCTGCGGCAGTACCCCGACTATGATGAGTTCAAAAGCGCCTTCTTGAAACACGATTTTCATGATAATGTGAGCGCCAACACCCGCAAGGCGAATGAGTTATGGAGTTTCTATAACCTGAAGCCTGGCGATTACGTCATCGCCAACAAAGGCATGAGCCAAATCGTCGGCGTGGGCAGGGTCAACGAAAAAGGCTACGCCTTTCGCGAAGACTTGTCGACCTTCCAGCATGTGGTCTATGTCGACTGGGAGAAGTCTTTTGATCCGCCCCTCCCCATCGCCAAGCAGTCCTATTGGGGCATGACGACAATGAAGGAAGTCACCCACAAAAACTATGTTGAATGGATTGCCGGTGGAGACGGTACAGCACAGCAGGGAAAAGGAAGCGACAAACCGCCAATGCCGGCGCCCGAACCGTTCCCGTTCCAGGCGCCGCCGGAAGGGAAAATCCCGTTGCAATGGCCTGTGGCAGAGACCTTCACCGCCGAGGAGGAGCGCTTTTTTGTCCGACTGGAAAAATCGCTGGAGCGAAAAGGCCAGTGCATCCTCTACGGACCACCGGGCACAGGCAAGACCTTCCTGGCGCGCAAGTTCATCCGCTGGAAGTACATAAAAGACAAGCTGCTGACGCAGGCCGATGCCATGACGGCGAACGTCTGGATCATGGTGACGTCGCCGCGCTTCGAGTTCCGTTGGCAGGACATCCTGAACAACGGCAGTGCCCAGGAGTTCAACGTTCGCGCGGTGCAGCGCAACTATCGGCGGGCGAGGCCCGGTGACAAGGTGCTCTGCTACCAGAGTGGCAAGGGAGCGGGGGAAGCAACCGGTTTTGTGGGCATCGCCGAAGTGGCCGGTTATCTTGATGAGGCCAGGGATGTTTTGCCGATCAAAGGTGCCCGGGCCTTTGCCAACCCGATCCCCTACGATATTGTCAAGACCATCCCCGAATATCAACAGACGCAAGCCGGGAAGATGGGCAATCGTGGCACCCTCTTTGAGGCGACGGCCGACTTTGCCGCCTGGGTGAAGAACTACCTCGCCGACAATGACGACAGGGAAGCGGCGCGTCTGCTTGAGGGGGTCACGTCAAAGCGCATCCATTCAGAACTTTGCACCTTCCACCCCTCTTTCAATTACGAGGACTTCATCGAGGGCTTCAAGCCGGCGCCCACGGAAAACGGGCAGGTGGCCTTTTGCTTGGAGAAAGGGATCTTTGTGCGCTTTTGCCACCAGGCGGAGGAACATGAGCCGATGCCCCACTACCTGATCATCGACGAGATCAACCGGGGCAATGTGCCCAAGATCTTCGGCGAACTGATCACGTTGCTTGAAAAGGACAAACGCGGCGTGGAGGTCATCCTGCCTCAGAGCAAGGAGCGGTTTTCCATCCCGGCGAGCCTCTACATCATCGGCACGATGAACACGTCGGACCGGAGCATCAAGATGATGGACGCCGCCCTCAAGCGCCGGTTTGCGTTTATCGAGTGCATGCCCGACCTTGACCTGCTGGACTATGAGATCGACGGCCTGGGGCTCCGCCTGAAGACCATCCTGGAAGAGATCAACCGCTGTCTCGTCGAATTCGGCGGCAGGGACAAGCAGATCGGCCATGCCTACCTGATGCAAAAGGGAGAGCCCATCCGGACCATCGAAGAACTGAAAGGGATCTATGAGTTGGAGATCATCCCGCTGGTACAGGAGTACTGTTTTGACGATTACGCAAAATTGTCCGAGATCGTCGGCGCGGACTTTGTGGATATCAACAACATGACCATCAACAGTGAGATTTTTCAGGAAAGCGATGACATCTTCATCTCGGCGCTCGTGAAGCGCTTCCAGAGCCGGTAG
- a CDS encoding McrC family protein — translation MSKDIHAVPEYGSLHIDGYRLSEAEREYLQGLAVIEDRKGQERRFVVRELRTGLHLEATCWVGAIELERIRIVIEPKFHRGFAALLEMIAFIEGIPFHRRWESQSAHGKSDLMELFTRLYLDALNDLLKRGVVKEYVTEEDNLRLLRGRPDFVVNLQKNPASPDRIYCRYDELVTDIPENQVLLTALEAASRYRLAPATGQRLNRFRAEWEILCQPYREAQWPLFHYHRLNRHYQQAHRLAGYLFRQVATENLFRYHDRSFYSLLLNMNELFEDFVREVLRRYLPGRFRVSAQTKVRDAILSGGKTYRQVIPDLLVTEATSGTVLVLDTKYKNYGQKPVDTADIFQLAFYAQRFQSVPGQGHTSIILYPRYANQPARNDEAIDLLPGREHFGRLWVRDVPIEELLRLVRVGEREELARQALRLIGAG, via the coding sequence ATGAGTAAAGACATTCATGCCGTGCCGGAGTACGGCTCCCTGCACATCGACGGCTACCGGCTGAGTGAGGCGGAGCGCGAGTACCTCCAGGGTCTTGCGGTCATTGAAGACAGAAAGGGGCAAGAACGGCGTTTTGTCGTCCGGGAACTGCGGACAGGCCTGCACCTGGAGGCGACCTGTTGGGTGGGCGCTATTGAACTGGAGCGCATCCGCATCGTCATCGAACCGAAGTTCCACCGGGGCTTCGCCGCGTTGCTCGAGATGATCGCGTTCATTGAAGGGATTCCTTTCCACCGGAGATGGGAGAGCCAGAGCGCCCATGGAAAAAGCGATCTGATGGAACTCTTCACTCGGCTCTATCTCGATGCGTTGAACGATCTGTTGAAGCGGGGCGTCGTCAAAGAGTATGTGACAGAAGAGGATAACCTCCGCCTGTTGCGGGGGCGTCCCGATTTTGTCGTCAACCTGCAAAAGAACCCAGCGTCGCCTGATCGGATCTATTGCCGCTATGACGAACTGGTGACCGACATCCCGGAAAACCAGGTGCTCCTGACGGCCCTGGAGGCGGCGAGCCGGTACCGCCTGGCCCCGGCGACAGGGCAACGGCTCAACCGCTTTCGGGCGGAATGGGAGATCCTCTGCCAGCCTTATCGGGAGGCGCAGTGGCCCCTGTTTCACTATCACCGGTTGAACCGTCATTACCAGCAGGCCCACCGGTTGGCCGGGTACTTATTCCGGCAGGTGGCGACGGAGAACCTCTTTCGCTATCACGATCGATCCTTTTACTCGCTGCTGCTGAATATGAATGAACTCTTCGAGGACTTTGTCCGGGAGGTGTTGCGACGTTATCTGCCAGGCCGATTCCGGGTCAGCGCGCAGACGAAGGTGCGTGATGCCATCCTATCGGGCGGGAAAACGTACCGGCAGGTGATCCCCGACCTCTTGGTGACGGAAGCAACATCAGGCACAGTGCTGGTGCTGGACACGAAATATAAAAACTACGGGCAAAAACCGGTCGACACGGCCGATATCTTTCAATTGGCCTTCTATGCCCAGCGTTTTCAGTCTGTCCCAGGACAGGGCCACACCTCCATCATCCTCTATCCTCGCTACGCCAACCAGCCGGCGCGGAATGATGAGGCCATCGATCTGCTGCCGGGAAGGGAACACTTCGGCCGCCTGTGGGTGCGGGATGTGCCCATCGAGGAACTGCTCCGTCTGGTGAGAGTAGGCGAGAGGGAGGAACTGGCGCGGCAGGCCTTGCGATTGATCGGCGCCGGTTGA
- a CDS encoding methyl-accepting chemotaxis protein, translating into MASWFTKLRLRSKLVLSFALIGIMPLLTVTAITTSMSQQELTKNAYDSNQAFASNLAANLENTFASRVTVLKIMSQTPEIASMDPARQLPAMQAAGSQFDDMAGLIVVRADGQQTVRTEGQLQNIADRKYFQDLQKGLPLVISDVLLSKGTGKPSVIVGVPLKDSQGRFAGGLLGVLNLEKLATIVDDVKVGQSGYAFVTDNSGRLLAHPNAELIRQQTDLSALPPVQKALHGETGSISYDFEGVRKLSGYDVVTETGWAVVTQVPETEALAAAKKQLTTGILIAAVAIALALGFAFYLAAALVRPITKVMEGAKAVADGDLTATIEVDSQDEMGDLAASFTRMTGQLRALIGQVMGTAERLAMSSEEMAASSQEVSATATDVAQNVDKLANDAERGNEAVEEVSQVLVELSSLIQIAKCNSEEAARSSHVTQQAAQEGQETVSQAVQRMNNIRQRTVEAEQSMETLSHYSRQIEMITDTITSIASQTNLLALNAAIEAARAGEAGLGFAVVADEVRKLAEESNRGAEEVAALVKKVAESTKEAMAATSQSRDEVDKGVQVADQARRSLENILTNVDETVGKVLEIAKVTNDEVASSEKIVGLIHGMASVVENTARSAQQIAASTEETTAAMETIAAGAAENSTTAEELKESIAHFRI; encoded by the coding sequence ATGGCATCCTGGTTCACCAAGCTGCGCCTGCGGAGCAAACTGGTGCTCTCCTTCGCCCTCATCGGAATCATGCCCCTGCTAACCGTCACCGCGATCACCACATCGATGAGTCAACAAGAACTGACGAAAAACGCCTATGACAGCAATCAGGCTTTTGCCAGCAATCTGGCGGCCAACCTCGAAAATACGTTCGCATCCCGAGTCACTGTCCTGAAGATCATGAGCCAAACGCCGGAGATCGCGTCGATGGATCCGGCGCGCCAGTTGCCGGCCATGCAAGCGGCAGGCAGCCAGTTTGACGACATGGCTGGCCTCATTGTCGTCCGAGCCGATGGGCAGCAGACGGTGCGGACAGAGGGGCAACTGCAGAATATCGCTGATCGCAAATATTTTCAGGATCTTCAAAAAGGCCTCCCCTTGGTGATCAGTGATGTCTTGCTCTCGAAGGGCACAGGGAAACCGTCGGTCATCGTGGGCGTCCCCCTGAAAGACAGCCAGGGTCGATTTGCCGGCGGTCTCTTAGGGGTGTTGAACCTGGAAAAACTGGCGACCATCGTCGACGATGTGAAGGTGGGCCAGAGCGGGTATGCCTTTGTGACAGACAACAGCGGCCGGCTGCTGGCCCACCCCAACGCCGAGTTGATCCGGCAGCAGACGGATTTGAGCGCATTGCCGCCGGTGCAAAAAGCGCTCCATGGCGAGACGGGCTCGATCAGTTACGACTTTGAAGGTGTTCGCAAACTGTCGGGATACGATGTGGTCACCGAGACGGGCTGGGCCGTTGTGACCCAGGTGCCGGAGACAGAAGCGTTGGCAGCGGCGAAAAAACAGTTGACTACGGGCATCCTTATCGCCGCCGTTGCGATTGCCCTCGCATTGGGTTTCGCTTTTTACCTGGCGGCTGCCCTCGTCCGGCCCATCACGAAGGTCATGGAGGGCGCCAAGGCCGTCGCTGACGGTGACTTGACGGCGACGATCGAAGTGGATTCACAAGATGAAATGGGCGACTTAGCGGCCTCCTTCACGCGGATGACGGGGCAGTTGCGCGCCTTGATCGGTCAGGTCATGGGAACGGCGGAACGGCTGGCCATGTCTTCGGAGGAGATGGCCGCGTCGAGCCAAGAAGTCTCTGCGACGGCCACCGATGTGGCCCAGAACGTGGACAAGCTGGCCAACGACGCGGAGCGAGGCAATGAGGCGGTGGAAGAGGTTTCCCAGGTCTTGGTGGAGCTTTCTTCCCTGATTCAAATCGCCAAGTGCAACAGCGAGGAAGCGGCGCGTTCTTCCCATGTGACCCAACAGGCGGCGCAGGAGGGTCAGGAGACGGTGAGCCAGGCGGTGCAGCGCATGAACAACATCCGGCAGCGCACCGTTGAGGCGGAACAGTCGATGGAAACCCTCAGCCACTACTCCCGCCAGATTGAGATGATCACCGACACCATCACCAGCATCGCCAGCCAGACCAACCTGCTGGCCTTGAACGCCGCCATCGAGGCGGCCCGGGCGGGCGAAGCCGGCCTGGGGTTTGCCGTTGTCGCCGACGAGGTGCGCAAGCTCGCCGAGGAATCGAACCGGGGGGCTGAGGAAGTGGCCGCCCTCGTGAAAAAGGTGGCCGAGAGCACGAAAGAGGCCATGGCGGCGACGAGTCAGAGCCGCGATGAGGTGGACAAGGGGGTTCAGGTGGCCGATCAGGCGCGCCGTTCTCTGGAAAACATCCTGACCAATGTCGATGAGACGGTGGGAAAGGTATTGGAGATCGCCAAGGTGACCAATGATGAAGTGGCCAGTTCTGAGAAGATCGTCGGACTGATTCACGGGATGGCCTCGGTTGTTGAAAATACGGCCCGCAGCGCCCAGCAGATCGCGGCATCGACCGAAGAGACCACGGCAGCGATGGAAACGATCGCCGCCGGCGCCGCCGAGAACAGCACGACGGCGGAAGAGTTGAAGGAGTCGATCGCGCATTTTCGGATCTAA
- a CDS encoding damage-control phosphatase ARMT1 family protein — MTLYLECITCTVKQLTEAARRFIPDEQERYRVIAASMSGFSAHLHADANAPILTASFFDKIKVAAGVEDLYAAEKEFFNREMADLEAEFRRLITDSEDPLKTALCLSAAANIIDFGTAASVDKSYARQLILDAAGTERDFPAVEALRQELAAAETLLYVGDNCGEVVLDKLVLETLRRQYPRLAITFAVRDVPILNDVTRKEAEEVGIPAYARVISSGSRLPGVVLSQCTSEFQRLYRESDVVILKGMGNLETASAAERKAFFIFMVKCDLMCRLMETKLHDIFIVKGNYLDEKNRRRAEK; from the coding sequence ATGACACTCTACCTGGAATGCATCACCTGCACGGTCAAGCAGCTGACAGAGGCGGCGCGGCGCTTTATTCCCGATGAGCAGGAGCGCTACCGCGTCATCGCTGCGTCGATGAGCGGCTTTTCGGCCCATCTTCATGCAGACGCCAACGCGCCCATCCTCACGGCGTCCTTTTTTGACAAGATCAAAGTGGCCGCCGGCGTGGAGGACCTCTACGCGGCGGAAAAGGAATTCTTTAACCGGGAGATGGCGGATCTGGAGGCGGAGTTTCGCCGATTGATCACCGATAGCGAAGACCCATTAAAAACGGCCCTCTGCCTGAGCGCGGCGGCCAACATCATCGACTTCGGCACCGCCGCCTCAGTTGATAAAAGCTATGCGCGACAACTGATCCTCGACGCCGCCGGGACGGAGCGTGATTTTCCCGCTGTGGAGGCGCTCCGGCAGGAGTTGGCGGCGGCCGAGACACTGCTCTATGTGGGCGACAACTGCGGGGAAGTGGTTCTCGACAAACTGGTGTTGGAGACCTTGCGGCGCCAGTATCCCCGGCTGGCCATCACCTTTGCCGTGCGGGATGTGCCCATTTTGAACGATGTGACGCGCAAAGAGGCGGAAGAGGTGGGCATCCCGGCCTATGCCCGCGTGATCAGCAGCGGCTCCCGCTTGCCGGGCGTGGTGTTGTCCCAGTGCACGAGCGAGTTTCAGCGCCTGTACCGGGAAAGCGATGTGGTCATCTTAAAAGGGATGGGCAACCTGGAGACGGCGTCTGCGGCGGAGCGCAAGGCCTTCTTCATCTTCATGGTCAAATGCGACCTCATGTGCCGGCTGATGGAGACGAAACTGCACGACATTTTCATCGTCAAGGGCAACTATCTCGATGAAAAAAACCGGCGGCGGGCAGAGAAATAG
- a CDS encoding VOC family protein — translation MITGLAYVCIPVKNYDEGILWYRERLGLTLHSDQSFGPGYRWVTMGAPKNPETQIVLYEITAGEKDPRLTQAGRIAGWVFHSDDCRKDIEHLRSQGVTITLEPEDLPWGTQAGFDDLYGNSFLLVQPKA, via the coding sequence ATGATTACAGGATTGGCGTATGTCTGCATCCCCGTAAAAAATTACGACGAAGGGATCCTCTGGTACCGGGAGAGGCTCGGCCTCACCTTGCACAGCGATCAATCCTTTGGCCCTGGCTACCGCTGGGTGACAATGGGCGCTCCCAAAAATCCGGAGACACAGATCGTCCTCTACGAGATCACAGCGGGCGAAAAGGATCCCCGTCTGACCCAAGCCGGCCGGATCGCCGGCTGGGTCTTCCACAGCGATGACTGCCGCAAAGACATTGAGCACCTTCGCAGCCAAGGGGTGACGATCACGCTCGAACCGGAAGACCTCCCCTGGGGGACGCAGGCCGGTTTCGACGATCTCTACGGGAACTCCTTTTTGCTGGTTCAGCCCAAAGCGTGA
- a CDS encoding DMT family transporter, whose amino-acid sequence MFGANLWANLAMLVTVLFWGISFISIKIAVTEVPPVTLALLRFIIASAVLWGALRLSEPAAKLEKGDRWRMLLAGALGVTLYFYFENSGVKLTTAANASLITSIVPVLSIMLDIVIYKTKVSALQWVAIAASLVGTYLSVTANGQMALSSDTFVGNLLVLGAMVCWAIYTLMSKSLARYSGLALTTYQTLLGTLLLAPLSLVERDQWSLFSLTAFGHIVFLAVCCSALCYFLYMYALQRLDVTITTLYLNVVPVVGVLCGCLFLDESVLPVQIAGGAMVILSIFLVNWEKSRGAVPAEPVRETGLTMQEGVAEKS is encoded by the coding sequence ATGTTCGGGGCCAATCTCTGGGCCAATCTCGCGATGCTCGTCACAGTCCTCTTCTGGGGGATCTCCTTTATCAGCATTAAGATCGCCGTCACCGAGGTGCCGCCGGTCACCTTGGCGCTGCTCCGGTTTATCATCGCTTCTGCGGTCCTTTGGGGCGCCTTGCGGCTCTCGGAACCGGCGGCGAAACTGGAAAAAGGCGACCGCTGGCGCATGTTGCTGGCCGGGGCGCTTGGCGTCACCCTTTACTTTTATTTTGAAAACAGCGGTGTCAAGCTGACGACGGCGGCCAATGCGTCGTTGATCACATCGATCGTGCCGGTTCTTTCGATCATGCTCGACATCGTCATCTATAAGACGAAGGTGTCCGCCTTGCAATGGGTGGCCATCGCCGCCTCATTGGTCGGCACCTACCTCTCGGTCACCGCCAACGGCCAGATGGCGCTGAGTTCCGACACCTTTGTGGGCAACCTCCTCGTCTTGGGGGCGATGGTTTGTTGGGCCATCTACACCCTGATGAGCAAGTCTCTCGCCCGCTATTCGGGACTGGCCCTGACGACCTACCAGACCCTGCTGGGAACGCTGCTGCTGGCGCCCCTCTCCTTGGTGGAGCGGGATCAGTGGAGTCTCTTCTCGCTGACGGCCTTCGGCCACATCGTCTTTCTCGCCGTCTGTTGCTCGGCCCTCTGCTATTTTCTCTACATGTACGCCCTGCAACGGCTCGACGTGACGATCACGACGCTCTACCTGAACGTGGTGCCTGTCGTGGGCGTCCTGTGTGGGTGCCTGTTCCTCGATGAGAGCGTCCTGCCCGTTCAGATCGCCGGCGGCGCCATGGTGATCCTCTCGATCTTCTTGGTGAACTGGGAAAAGTCGCGCGGGGCCGTTCCTGCGGAACCGGTGAGGGAAACAGGGCTAACGATGCAAGAAGGCGTCGCGGAAAAATCCTGA
- a CDS encoding DsrE family protein, giving the protein MSEFPAFLVTLSFDKSDENRVTVAFTFAVEALKKGHTTGLVLLIEGVRVAEPGHVDGIDIGAPFRPVKELLDEFLRLGGKLYICAACLHHNHMENVLPEAIVIKGSDMVDFYMNAKSVAQFN; this is encoded by the coding sequence ATGAGTGAGTTTCCCGCTTTTTTGGTCACCCTGTCTTTTGACAAGTCTGATGAGAACCGTGTGACCGTCGCCTTTACCTTTGCCGTGGAGGCCTTGAAAAAGGGACACACAACCGGCCTGGTGCTGCTGATCGAAGGCGTTCGCGTCGCCGAGCCCGGCCATGTCGACGGCATCGACATCGGCGCGCCCTTCCGTCCCGTGAAGGAACTGCTCGACGAGTTTCTCCGACTGGGCGGCAAGCTCTATATCTGCGCCGCCTGCCTGCACCACAACCACATGGAAAACGTCTTGCCGGAAGCGATCGTCATCAAAGGCTCTGATATGGTCGACTTCTATATGAACGCAAAGAGTGTGGCCCAGTTCAACTGA